One window from the genome of Williamwhitmania sp. encodes:
- a CDS encoding YitT family protein, producing the protein MTYVTKEKLFSKRWFKAYGLIVLGCFIMSVGFNYFISPHHIVPGGVYGIGIAVNYLTAGMFPDLGAENGGFPIGTLGFLLNIPLTIIGIRVLGPKFGVKTIVGFVLCMVFMDYSWLTVRPLIANSDVDPLLSSIFGGILIGFGLGLIFKSKATSGGSDIIAMILEKYTKMPLGQLLMTVDSIIVIFGLAVFRDWRIPLYSWITIFVTGKVIDTVLAGISAEKCMLIVSDKHEEIREKILFDINRGGTYIPGVGLYKKEEKKIIYTVVNRRELSMLTDYIREVDNAAFITVLDATEILGNGFKPLQELA; encoded by the coding sequence ATGACATACGTTACAAAGGAGAAGCTTTTCTCTAAGCGATGGTTTAAGGCATATGGCCTTATTGTATTGGGTTGCTTCATAATGTCAGTGGGTTTCAACTACTTTATTTCTCCCCACCACATTGTTCCTGGAGGTGTTTACGGTATTGGTATTGCGGTGAATTACCTCACTGCAGGAATGTTTCCAGATCTTGGTGCAGAAAATGGTGGGTTCCCCATCGGCACCTTGGGCTTTTTATTAAATATTCCGCTTACTATTATAGGAATTAGGGTGCTTGGACCAAAGTTTGGCGTTAAAACTATTGTGGGTTTTGTGCTTTGCATGGTATTTATGGACTACAGTTGGCTTACAGTACGTCCACTCATTGCCAACAGCGATGTTGACCCACTTCTGTCGAGTATCTTTGGAGGCATTCTTATCGGCTTTGGACTTGGGCTTATTTTTAAATCAAAGGCTACCTCTGGTGGTTCTGATATCATTGCAATGATACTGGAGAAGTATACCAAAATGCCGCTCGGACAACTCCTTATGACGGTGGATTCAATCATTGTAATATTTGGCCTCGCTGTCTTCCGCGACTGGAGAATTCCACTCTATTCATGGATTACCATTTTTGTTACGGGGAAAGTTATAGACACCGTTTTGGCTGGTATTAGTGCAGAAAAGTGTATGCTAATAGTCTCAGACAAGCACGAAGAGATTCGCGAAAAAATTCTTTTTGACATTAATCGTGGTGGCACCTATATACCCGGTGTTGGGCTATACAAAAAGGAGGAGAAAAAAATTATTTACACGGTTGTCAACCGACGGGAGTTGTCAATGCTAACCGATTATATTCGAGAGGTCGATAACGCGGCATTTATTACCGTACTTGATGCAACGGAAATATTAGGGAATGGGTTTAAACCGCTTCAGGAATTAGCCTAA
- a CDS encoding glycosyltransferase family 9 protein — translation MPKFLIIRFSSIGDIVLTTPVVRAIKNRFPNSEVHFVTKRAFVDLVRHNPYIDKVFQLDESLSHLANALRSEKYTHIIDLHHNLRTTILKLKLIGVKSFTFSKLNFRKWIYIRTKWQVMPAVHIVDRYLKSVDSLDVHNDGLGLDFFLPPDLKSPFDVMPTIFHNGYIAIVVGAKHFTKRIPQHRIVELCSSIKTPIVLLGGPEDETLGNAVALESGPHVISACGKLSLMESAAAIKDARLVITSDTGLMHIAAAYKRNVISLWGNTTPELGMYPYRSGDRSQIFEVSGLSCRPCSKIGYDKCPKGHFRCMENIDYSAIIDLVHKLTN, via the coding sequence ATGCCGAAATTTTTAATCATTCGCTTTAGTTCAATCGGCGATATTGTGCTTACGACTCCTGTTGTAAGGGCCATTAAGAATAGATTTCCGAATTCAGAGGTTCACTTTGTTACTAAGAGAGCCTTTGTTGACCTCGTTCGGCATAATCCTTATATAGATAAAGTTTTCCAGCTAGATGAAAGCCTATCACACCTTGCTAACGCACTTCGCAGTGAAAAGTATACCCATATCATAGACTTGCACCATAATCTTCGAACAACCATACTGAAACTTAAGCTGATTGGTGTTAAATCCTTTACATTTAGTAAACTTAATTTTAGAAAATGGATTTACATAAGAACGAAATGGCAAGTTATGCCCGCTGTTCATATTGTTGATCGATACCTAAAATCCGTTGATTCGCTCGATGTTCATAACGATGGGCTTGGACTTGACTTTTTTTTGCCTCCGGACTTAAAGAGTCCGTTCGATGTGATGCCAACCATTTTTCATAACGGTTATATTGCAATTGTTGTAGGCGCCAAGCATTTTACCAAGCGAATACCGCAACATCGAATTGTAGAGTTGTGCTCATCAATAAAAACACCCATTGTTCTTCTGGGCGGTCCGGAAGATGAAACACTTGGGAATGCGGTTGCTTTAGAGTCCGGACCTCATGTAATTAGTGCCTGCGGCAAGTTGTCATTGATGGAGAGCGCTGCGGCAATAAAGGATGCACGCTTGGTTATTACCTCCGATACTGGTCTAATGCACATTGCAGCCGCATATAAACGAAACGTAATCTCATTGTGGGGGAACACGACACCTGAGCTGGGGATGTATCCTTACCGCAGCGGCGATAGAAGTCAAATTTTTGAGGTTTCTGGATTATCGTGCCGACCTTGCTCAAAAATTGGATACGATAAATGCCCCAAGGGTCACTTTCGGTGCATGGAGAATATTGACTATTCTGCTATTATTGACCTAGTGCACAAGCTCACCAATTGA
- the rsgA gene encoding ribosome small subunit-dependent GTPase A, which produces MGQAKQEGLVMKSTGSWYEVLAEGGEVIHCKVRGKLRLKDIKTTNPIAVGDRVYFTVEESVGLIMEVKERKNYIIRKSSNLSHEAHILAANLDHAFLVVTPEFPKTPLEFIDRFLLTAEAYRIPTSLIINKLDLFDGVLEEELLFYKDIYSKAGYEVIETSAKKGIGIEKLKEKLKNKITVFSGNSGVGKSTLINVIDPSFSLKTGDISLYHLKGKHTTTFYEMVALEFGGFIIDTPGIKGFGIVDISSEELSHYLPDIFKFADGCRFSNCTHTHEPGCSVIAAVESGEISMSRYNSYINILSDGDEKYRNPF; this is translated from the coding sequence ATGGGACAGGCAAAGCAAGAGGGATTGGTGATGAAGAGCACGGGGAGTTGGTATGAGGTGCTTGCCGAGGGAGGAGAGGTGATACACTGTAAGGTTAGAGGTAAGCTGCGACTAAAGGACATCAAAACGACAAATCCTATTGCTGTTGGCGACAGAGTTTACTTTACTGTTGAGGAATCAGTGGGCCTAATTATGGAGGTAAAGGAGCGAAAGAACTATATTATTCGAAAATCATCAAATCTTTCGCACGAGGCACACATTCTTGCAGCCAATCTCGACCATGCGTTTTTGGTGGTTACCCCTGAATTTCCTAAAACTCCGCTAGAGTTCATTGACCGATTCCTGCTTACCGCAGAGGCTTATCGTATTCCAACATCATTAATAATCAACAAGTTAGACCTTTTTGATGGGGTGTTAGAGGAGGAACTTCTTTTCTATAAGGATATTTACTCAAAAGCTGGATATGAGGTAATAGAAACGTCTGCTAAAAAGGGTATTGGAATAGAGAAACTAAAGGAAAAGTTAAAGAATAAAATTACGGTTTTTTCTGGAAACTCAGGAGTTGGAAAATCAACGCTAATTAATGTTATTGATCCTAGCTTTTCGCTCAAAACGGGTGATATTTCTCTGTATCACCTCAAGGGTAAGCATACCACAACTTTCTATGAAATGGTTGCATTAGAATTCGGTGGATTTATTATTGATACTCCGGGAATAAAGGGCTTTGGCATAGTAGATATTTCATCGGAGGAGCTTTCACACTACCTCCCAGATATCTTTAAATTTGCCGATGGCTGCAGGTTTTCTAACTGCACTCATACCCACGAACCGGGATGCTCGGTTATAGCCGCGGTTGAGTCAGGTGAAATAAGCATGTCACGCTACAACAGCTATATCAATATTTTGAGCGATGGTGACGAGAAATATCGGAATCCATTTTAA
- a CDS encoding TIGR00266 family protein produces the protein MKSHEIDYKIVGDDIQLVEIELDPMETVIAEAGAMLYMEAGINFETRLGDGSEPSQGLMGKLFSAGARVLTGASLFLTHFTNSGFGKKKVAFSAPYPGTIVPLNLAALGGEIIVQKDGFLCAALGTKVTITFNKRIGAGLVGGEGFILQKLQGDGLAFMHAGGTLIEKTLNNETLRIDTGCIVAFQPGIDFNVEAAGGLKTMMFGGEGLFLATLSGTGKVWLQSMPIRRLIRAIAPYGKNSGKEASSILGNFLED, from the coding sequence ATGAAATCACATGAGATTGACTACAAGATCGTTGGTGACGATATTCAGCTAGTTGAAATAGAGTTAGATCCAATGGAAACCGTTATAGCCGAAGCGGGTGCCATGCTGTATATGGAGGCCGGTATCAATTTTGAAACGCGGCTGGGTGATGGTTCTGAACCTTCACAGGGGTTAATGGGCAAACTCTTTTCTGCCGGCGCTCGTGTGCTCACAGGGGCTTCACTATTTCTAACTCATTTTACGAACAGTGGTTTTGGAAAGAAGAAAGTTGCATTTTCAGCACCTTACCCTGGAACAATCGTTCCACTCAATCTTGCAGCCCTAGGTGGTGAAATAATAGTTCAAAAGGATGGATTCCTATGTGCAGCCCTAGGCACAAAGGTTACCATAACATTCAACAAGCGCATTGGGGCAGGTTTGGTTGGCGGGGAAGGTTTTATTCTTCAAAAGTTGCAGGGTGATGGCTTGGCTTTTATGCACGCAGGTGGCACACTCATTGAAAAAACTCTAAACAACGAAACGCTACGAATTGACACCGGATGTATTGTCGCCTTCCAGCCTGGTATCGATTTTAATGTTGAAGCGGCTGGTGGTCTAAAAACCATGATGTTTGGGGGGGAGGGATTGTTTCTTGCAACCCTATCCGGTACAGGAAAAGTTTGGCTGCAATCCATGCCTATACGAAGGTTGATACGAGCAATTGCTCCATATGGTAAAAATTCTGGAAAGGAGGCATCCTCTATTTTGGGAAACTTTTTAGAAGATTAG
- a CDS encoding polyprenyl synthetase family protein, with protein sequence MYSFEDLQKIAEKGLLGLELDREPSELFAPIRYLLSAGGKRIRPIITLMACNIFNDNVQGAVEPALALELFHNFTLIHDDIMDGADMRRGQDTVHRKWDTNTAILSGDALMVVAYEMLQKSDKNFIAKLLPVFNKVALEVCQGQQLDMNFEKETYVTEDEYIRMVELKTAALLAGCCSIGSICGGASETDQELMKNFGLNLGIAFQLQDDLLDSFGDTHVFGKKIGGDIVANKKTILLINALRLARGSQHDLLNSYLNITEIEPEKKISGILSIYKELKVDYLAEELIDKHFTLSFDNLRRINTSDGRIAVLENLANKMMARNS encoded by the coding sequence ATGTATTCATTTGAGGATCTGCAGAAAATTGCCGAAAAAGGCCTCTTGGGGTTAGAGCTTGACCGTGAACCTTCTGAACTTTTTGCTCCAATTAGGTATTTGCTTTCCGCTGGAGGGAAACGCATTCGCCCTATTATTACCTTAATGGCTTGCAATATTTTTAACGACAATGTTCAGGGCGCTGTTGAGCCGGCCTTGGCGTTGGAGCTGTTTCATAATTTCACCTTAATTCATGATGATATTATGGATGGTGCCGACATGCGTCGAGGCCAAGATACTGTTCACCGGAAATGGGATACAAATACGGCAATTCTTTCTGGCGATGCATTAATGGTTGTTGCCTATGAAATGCTTCAAAAGTCGGATAAAAACTTTATTGCCAAGCTGCTTCCTGTTTTTAACAAGGTAGCATTGGAGGTATGCCAAGGGCAACAGCTGGACATGAATTTTGAGAAGGAGACCTACGTTACCGAGGACGAATATATTCGAATGGTTGAGTTGAAAACCGCTGCACTCCTTGCCGGTTGCTGCTCCATCGGTTCCATTTGTGGCGGCGCGAGCGAAACAGACCAGGAGCTGATGAAAAACTTTGGGCTTAATCTTGGTATTGCGTTTCAACTTCAGGACGACTTGCTTGACTCGTTTGGCGATACTCATGTTTTTGGGAAAAAGATTGGAGGTGATATTGTCGCAAACAAGAAAACCATATTGCTAATTAATGCGCTGCGACTGGCAAGAGGAAGTCAGCACGATCTCCTAAACAGCTATTTAAACATTACGGAAATTGAACCAGAGAAAAAAATAAGTGGTATATTATCCATTTACAAAGAGCTAAAGGTAGACTACCTGGCGGAAGAGTTAATTGATAAACACTTCACCCTTAGCTTTGACAACCTAAGGCGCATTAACACATCAGACGGGAGAATCGCTGTATTAGAAAATTTGGCAAATAAAATGATGGCAAGGAATAGCTAA
- the atpC gene encoding ATP synthase F1 subunit epsilon, with product MIVELVSPEKVYFSGECKMVRVPGKKGSFSMLDNHAPLISSLESGVVKITMKNEDFLLFDVESGFVEVVNSKVTICGEKVTVVP from the coding sequence ATGATTGTTGAGCTAGTTTCACCCGAAAAAGTTTATTTCTCTGGAGAATGTAAAATGGTTAGAGTCCCTGGGAAAAAGGGCTCTTTTTCAATGCTCGACAACCATGCTCCTTTAATTTCTTCGTTGGAAAGCGGCGTAGTAAAAATCACCATGAAGAATGAGGATTTTTTGCTATTCGACGTGGAGTCTGGTTTTGTTGAGGTAGTCAATAGCAAAGTAACTATTTGTGGAGAGAAGGTTACCGTAGTTCCATAG
- the atpD gene encoding F0F1 ATP synthase subunit beta gives MENKQGKIIQVIGPVVDVVFDKGSEELPSIHDAIKIIREDGRALIVECQQHIGENAVRCIAMDSTDGLKRGMEALGLGSSISMPVGDQVKGRLLNVIGEAIDGIGPLSYKNSYPIHREPPSYEHLSTKNEILYTGIKVIDLLEPYPKGGKIGLFGGAGVGKTVLIMELINNIAKKHDGISVFAGVGERTREGNDLLREMIESGVIRYGDEFRHSMEQGGWDLSKVDRDELQKSQATLVFGQMNEPPGARATVALSGLTIAESYRDGGGEGGGKDILFFIDNIFRFTQAGSEVSALMGRMPSAVGYQPTLATEMGGMQERITSTTKGSITSVQAVYVPADDLTDPAPATTFSHLDATTVLNRKISEQGIYPAVDPLDSTSRILSPEVVGEVHYNTAQRVKRLLQRYRELQDIIAILGMEELSDEDKLVVHRARRVQRFLSQPFHVAEAYSGFKGVLVSIEETIRGFNMIMDGDVDDLPENAFSFVGTIDEAIEKAKKMRAE, from the coding sequence ATGGAAAATAAGCAAGGGAAAATTATTCAGGTGATTGGTCCTGTCGTTGATGTCGTTTTCGACAAGGGCTCAGAAGAACTTCCCAGTATTCATGATGCAATCAAAATTATTCGTGAAGATGGACGTGCATTAATTGTAGAATGCCAGCAGCATATTGGCGAAAATGCCGTTCGATGTATTGCGATGGATTCCACCGATGGTCTAAAAAGAGGAATGGAGGCGCTGGGTCTTGGTTCGTCCATTAGTATGCCCGTTGGTGATCAAGTAAAGGGGCGCTTGCTGAATGTGATCGGAGAAGCGATTGATGGTATTGGCCCGTTGTCTTACAAAAATTCCTACCCAATACATCGAGAGCCGCCTTCTTATGAGCACCTTTCAACAAAAAATGAAATTCTATATACTGGAATAAAGGTTATTGACCTGCTTGAGCCGTATCCTAAAGGTGGAAAAATTGGCCTTTTTGGTGGCGCAGGTGTTGGGAAAACAGTGCTTATCATGGAGCTCATCAACAATATTGCAAAGAAGCATGATGGAATATCCGTTTTTGCTGGTGTTGGCGAGCGAACCCGCGAGGGCAATGACCTACTCCGCGAGATGATTGAGTCAGGTGTTATTCGTTACGGTGACGAGTTTAGGCACAGCATGGAGCAAGGCGGATGGGATCTTTCGAAAGTTGATCGAGATGAGCTACAAAAATCACAAGCGACCTTGGTTTTTGGGCAGATGAATGAGCCACCCGGAGCTCGTGCTACCGTTGCACTCTCTGGGCTTACTATCGCTGAGTCGTATCGCGATGGTGGTGGCGAGGGTGGTGGTAAGGATATTCTATTCTTTATCGACAATATCTTTAGGTTTACCCAAGCTGGTTCGGAGGTTTCTGCCCTCATGGGACGCATGCCTTCTGCCGTGGGTTATCAGCCAACGTTGGCGACAGAGATGGGGGGAATGCAAGAGCGAATTACTTCCACAACAAAGGGATCTATTACGTCAGTTCAGGCAGTGTATGTGCCAGCTGATGATTTAACTGACCCCGCTCCAGCAACCACCTTTAGTCACCTCGACGCAACCACCGTCCTCAATCGGAAAATTTCGGAGCAGGGTATTTATCCTGCCGTTGATCCGCTCGATTCCACTTCTAGAATTCTATCTCCGGAAGTGGTTGGAGAGGTTCACTACAATACTGCGCAACGAGTAAAAAGGCTCCTTCAGCGCTATCGTGAGTTGCAAGATATTATCGCTATTCTTGGCATGGAAGAACTTTCAGATGAGGACAAGTTGGTGGTGCACAGAGCACGGCGCGTGCAACGATTCCTTTCCCAACCATTTCATGTGGCTGAAGCATATTCTGGATTTAAGGGTGTGTTGGTTTCAATTGAAGAGACCATTCGTGGTTTCAACATGATTATGGATGGCGATGTAGACGATTTGCCTGAAAACGCTTTTAGCTTCGTTGGAACAATTGATGAGGCCATTGAAAAAGCAAAAAAAATGCGTGCTGAATAA
- a CDS encoding peptidase U32 family protein: MLFQRNDIELMAPVGNRECLLAAIQGGANSVYFGADVLNMRSRSANNFSLDELPEIVQICREHCVRSYLTVNTIVYEQELALMKEVVDAAASAGVSAVIVSDQSAISYARQKGVEVHISTQLSISNSESLRFYSDWADVAVLAREMNLTQVAEISRQISLQNITGPSGRQIKIEMFAHGALCMAISGKCYMSLHEKNSSANRGACQQTCRKAYTVTEKESGYQLEIDNEYIMSPKDLCTIGFIDKMIASGVSVLKIEGRARSADYVKTVVRCYDEAIIAVADGTFGKVKVDGWMVRLSRVFNRGFWDGYYLGQKLGEWNDAYGSKATTRKVYVARVVNYFSNIGVAELLVESDYFKRGDDFVIIGPTTGVVEGVAMEIHGNNGPVEAAAKGDVFSVKVSTPVRRADRLYKLVEVEQGNV, translated from the coding sequence ATGTTATTTCAAAGGAACGATATAGAGTTGATGGCACCAGTGGGTAACAGGGAGTGCTTGCTGGCAGCCATCCAGGGGGGGGCCAATTCAGTTTATTTTGGCGCCGATGTGCTAAACATGAGGTCACGTTCGGCCAATAATTTTTCGCTGGACGAGTTGCCTGAAATTGTTCAGATTTGTCGGGAGCATTGCGTGAGGTCTTATTTGACTGTTAACACTATTGTATACGAACAGGAGCTTGCGTTGATGAAGGAGGTGGTAGACGCCGCTGCTTCTGCTGGCGTTTCTGCTGTTATTGTGAGCGACCAGTCGGCCATTTCCTACGCTCGCCAAAAGGGGGTTGAGGTACATATTTCAACCCAGCTAAGCATTAGCAATTCTGAATCGTTAAGATTTTATTCTGACTGGGCAGATGTGGCGGTGCTAGCCCGGGAGATGAATCTAACCCAGGTGGCTGAAATTTCACGACAAATTTCACTTCAAAATATTACTGGTCCTTCAGGACGGCAAATTAAGATTGAAATGTTTGCCCATGGAGCGTTATGCATGGCCATTTCTGGCAAGTGCTACATGAGCCTTCATGAGAAAAACTCATCGGCCAACCGGGGCGCCTGTCAGCAAACCTGTCGAAAGGCTTACACCGTAACGGAAAAGGAAAGTGGATATCAACTTGAAATAGATAATGAGTATATAATGTCTCCTAAGGACTTATGTACAATAGGTTTTATTGATAAGATGATTGCTTCGGGTGTAAGTGTTTTGAAAATTGAGGGTCGTGCTCGATCTGCCGATTATGTAAAAACGGTGGTTCGCTGTTACGACGAGGCGATTATAGCCGTGGCTGACGGTACATTTGGCAAGGTGAAAGTTGATGGTTGGATGGTTCGTCTTAGCCGAGTTTTTAATAGAGGATTTTGGGATGGCTACTATCTTGGCCAAAAGTTGGGAGAGTGGAATGATGCCTATGGATCTAAGGCTACAACACGAAAGGTATATGTTGCTCGAGTGGTAAATTACTTTTCTAATATTGGTGTTGCTGAGCTGTTGGTAGAAAGCGACTACTTTAAAAGAGGCGATGATTTTGTCATTATTGGTCCAACAACCGGGGTTGTTGAAGGAGTGGCAATGGAGATACACGGAAATAATGGTCCAGTGGAGGCGGCCGCCAAAGGAGATGTTTTTTCTGTTAAAGTGTCCACGCCCGTACGTCGTGCAGATCGTTTATATAAGCTGGTTGAGGTAGAACAGGGTAACGTTTAA
- the mnmH gene encoding tRNA 2-selenouridine(34) synthase MnmH translates to MAIPSISIDDFIKQRSGKAIFDVRSPGEYSRACIPGALSLPLFDDEERALVGTTYTKRGKQEAVELGLKFVGPKLARFVRLVRRDSQGRDVWVHCWRGGMRSSSMAWLLATAGFNVATLRGGYKSYRRLCQEYFSREWKIVILSGPTGSGKTEVLQHLRDLGEQVIDLEGLANHKGSAFGALGQAVQPSTEMFENLLFEQLYTCDPGRPIWLEDESVSIGTIFIPNSLFLQMTAAPSIVLNIPVDIRTERLVEAYGCFTPEELIGCINKLSKRLGGNSVSEAVSAVNAGDLNGAVGVTLKYYDKAYGYGLEKRNHAMVFRISQPCSDAKQNALLALEVLKSMKEAW, encoded by the coding sequence ATGGCAATACCATCAATCAGCATTGATGATTTTATTAAGCAACGTTCAGGGAAAGCAATTTTTGACGTTAGGTCCCCTGGTGAGTATTCTCGTGCTTGCATACCCGGTGCGCTAAGTCTCCCCCTTTTTGATGATGAGGAGCGGGCGTTGGTAGGAACAACCTATACCAAAAGGGGAAAGCAGGAGGCTGTTGAACTTGGCTTAAAGTTTGTTGGTCCAAAGCTTGCCCGATTTGTTCGGCTGGTGAGAAGAGACAGCCAAGGAAGAGATGTTTGGGTTCACTGTTGGCGAGGAGGAATGCGAAGTTCGAGCATGGCATGGCTTTTGGCAACAGCTGGCTTTAATGTTGCTACTCTTCGCGGTGGGTATAAGTCTTATAGAAGGCTTTGTCAGGAATATTTTTCCAGAGAGTGGAAGATTGTTATCTTAAGTGGCCCAACCGGTAGTGGTAAGACAGAGGTTTTGCAGCATCTTCGCGATTTGGGTGAGCAGGTGATAGACCTTGAGGGTTTAGCAAATCATAAGGGGAGTGCTTTTGGCGCACTTGGGCAAGCTGTGCAGCCATCAACAGAAATGTTTGAGAACCTGCTCTTTGAGCAACTCTACACCTGCGACCCCGGTAGACCAATTTGGTTAGAGGATGAGAGTGTGAGCATCGGGACTATTTTTATTCCTAACTCTTTGTTTCTGCAAATGACCGCAGCACCAAGTATAGTGCTCAATATACCCGTGGATATTAGGACAGAACGGCTTGTGGAGGCTTATGGATGCTTTACTCCAGAGGAACTTATTGGGTGTATCAATAAACTATCGAAAAGGTTAGGTGGCAACAGTGTAAGCGAAGCGGTTTCGGCTGTGAATGCAGGCGACCTTAATGGGGCAGTTGGCGTTACGTTAAAGTATTATGACAAGGCATATGGATATGGCTTGGAAAAAAGAAACCATGCGATGGTTTTTCGCATCTCTCAACCTTGTAGCGATGCAAAGCAGAATGCTCTTCTGGCTTTAGAGGTGTTAAAATCTATGAAAGAAGCCTGGTAA